ACCGAGTACATTCTGCAGAGCTCAATAGTCCTGCGATTCGTCAAGGTACCATGGACGACGATACTGCAGTGTGCTCGATGCTGACTGGCGTCCCAGGACCAATTTGACTCGTTTAGAGAATCTACCATCGGGGCCGCTTTCCTCACCCAGACCATCTCTCTCGATGAGAACACCACAGTCAAGTTTGAGATCTGGGACACAGCCGGCCAGGAGCGGTACAAGTCGCTCGCGCCCATGTACTACCGTAATGCCAACTGCGCCGTTGTTGTCTACGACATTACACAATCCGTACGTCGCATCCGGTCCCTCGAGGAAGCACCAGCCATACGCTAACATGTGTTGAATCAAAGGCATCTCTGGATAAGGCAAAGGCATGGGTCAAGGAACTGCAACGTCAAGCCAACGAGAACATTATCATCGCGCTCGCTGGCAACAAGCTGGACTTGGTCAACGAGCAACCCGACAAGCGGGCCATTTccacggccgacgccgaggcctACGCACGGGAGGCCGGGCTTCTCTTCTTCGAGACATCGGCAAAGACGGCCGAGAATGTCCGCGAGCTGTTCACTGCCATCGCCAAGAAGCTCCCGCTGGACCAGGTTGGCCCCAGGcatgcccgccccggccagcGACCGGGCGTCAACCTGGCCCCCGAGAATGCCAACACCAACGTCAGCGGCCCGTGCAGCTGCTAAGTAATTTATGATATTGCCTATGGCTGCGCTGGAGCGGTGCCGCTAGCCTCCTTGCACATCTCGGGTGTCTCCATGGGATGGTTGTCGGGTTTACGTTGAGGATAGACTGACAGCGGCGACTGAGTCTTGGCCTGCGCCTATGTGCTCAAGTACCATGTATGTTTCTCGGAGTCATGGGATTGGAGGGTTCTTCATCGGCAGACATTTCTATTGCGTATGTGCCCTTTTCCGTCTTAATATACACACTATATTCCCCGCCCGCGACAGGAGGCGGCACCCTAGAGTGCTTTTTAACGCGATGATTCAGTGGTGGACGGTGGCCGTTGGCGACAGGGCATAGGAGCCATCGTCATTTCACCTATTGAATATGAGACGTCCCCTCGAGTCCGGAAGTCGTCAATGAGCTTTGCATATAGGCGGTACCCGTCTCACTCGACACGATCAAGCGGGACCACCGGACCGCCCGGATGCACCCCCCCCCAGTAAATGGCTAACAGAGGGTCACGGCATGTCTAGTTTACTTTGCGGCATAACAGTAACAGAGCGCAGACAGAGAGACATAATATCTACGCAGATAATCTAGTTGCCAGTCCTGTCTTGGGGGGGTGTgttttttctctctctttttttttttggttccTGTCGCAAGGCACAGCCAGTGTAGAGTCTAAATGGAGGCTGGGAGCATGAAGGTGTGGTTGCGTCACTCCCGGTTCCTGCCGCGACAAGGTCCGGAGCTGCTTTAGCCGAACTTTTGCCTGAGCGTTTTTGTCTGCCGAGCCATCGCCAAACGGCCGAGCTCCCACCTGCAAACTACACGTGCCATCGCCGGCCCTTGAAATTCGCCCCATGCTGCGATCATCGCTTCGGACAGTGAGGgtgctcggcggcaggcccgttgcggcggccgccgtgcgccAATGGCCCATTGCCGCGTCGCAGCGAGCTGGTCTGCTTGGCTCGGTAAGTTTGAGAagcgcgcgcccgcgtctcTAGGGCGGTTTACGTGCGGACAGAAGAAAGGCTTACAACTGCTTGCGCAGCGTTCCTTCGCCGACCAGAAGAAGCCTGGAGACGACGTTTCAAAACCCCCGGTCTTGCCTGCCTCTGAGACGCTGAGCTCCGAgcgaagcccgccgccagccggccTAGGCCAGGCGAAGCCCGAGACCGCCAAAGACGTTccgttgacgccgcccactccgtccgaggccgtcgacagacagacaaagCCTGCGACTACGATTGACGATGTCGGCGAGACTCGCGTGAAGCACGGCTCTATCGACccgctggccggcggcaagcccgAACCCACGGCTACCATTGACGATGTCGGCGAGTCTACCGTCCTCCAAAGCAaggtcccgccgccgccgccgtcgccacctaAGAAGAAGGGTTTTATTCGCAGGCTGAGGAACTTTGTCTTCACTCTCATCCtcctgggcgccgtcgggtTCGGTGGCGGAGTCTGGTACTCGCGGATCAATGATAACTTCCACGACTTCTTCACCGAGTACGTCCCCTTCGGAGAGCAGGCCGTTCTGTACCTGGAGGAGATGGAGTTTAGGAAGCGCTTCCCCCAGGCTTCGGCTTCTGGCTCTAGACCTCGCGAAACCAACGAGCAGGTCCGCATTCCCGCACAGAGCGGCGCCTCCTGGAGGGTGGCCGATAGCGGCGAGCCTGCCGGGCGTCACTCGAGCGCCAACCCTGTGTCCAAGCGGCCGACCAAGCAGCCGGATGAGCCCGCTAAGGCTGAGTCTCCAAAGCCTCCTGCTCAAGAAACTCAACCAGCCCCAGCGAAGCCCGTGGAGAAGGCCACGCCTCAGGTGACTGAGAGGTCGCCCAAGTCTTCTACCGAGTCTTTCAAAGCGCCCGAAGTCAACGAGCCTTCCAAGTTTCCACCTCTGGCACCCATCGATCTCATGGCGCTCCCCGATGCCAAGGAGCCGGTTGTGCGTGACCTGGTTCACATGCTCAATGATCTGATCCTGGTCATCAACGCCGACAACGCCCACGGCAAATACGGTACGACCATCAACAAGGCGAAGAATGAGGTCACCAGAATTGGCGACCGGCTCAAGGCTATGAGGGATGGCgtcgagaagaaggcggccaaAGAGGTCAAATCGTCAATCGAGGAAttcgacaaggccgccacTGAACTCATTAAGCGCGTCGAGAACACCATGCTCGCGCAGGAGATTGATTGGCGCCGCGAGTTTGAGCAGGAGATGACCACGGTGCGCGAGAGCTACGACGAGCGGGTCAAGCTCCTGCTTGAgcgcgagaagaagctcaacgaggagaagctgcacAATCAGCTCTTGGAGCAGGCCGTGGCTCTCAAGAAGGAATTTGTCCAAGAAGTCAAGGAtcgcgtcgagcaggagcgcgAAGGCCGACTGGGCAAGCTGACAGAGCTCTCATCAGCTGTCGCTGATCTGGAGAAACTCACCACCGGGTGGAacgatgtcgtcgactcTAACCTCAAGACACAGCAGCTGCacgtggccgtcgaggccgtccgcgccAGCCTTGAAGATGCCCAACACCCGCGTCCTTTCATTcgcgagctcgtcgctcTGAAGGAGATTGCCAACGACTCTCCCGTAGTTGATGCCGCGATTGCGTCGGTTAACCCGTCGGCCTACCAGCGCGGCATCTCTACGTCGGCACAGCTTATCGACAGATTCCGTCGCGTTGCCAACGAGGTGCGCAAGGCCTCGTTGCTGCCAGAGGATGCGGGCGTCGCCAGTCACGCATCCAGCTGGGTCTTGAGCCACGTCATGTTCAAGAAGGAGGGTCTCGCCGCGGGAGACGACGTGGAAAGCATCCTGACACGCACGCAGACGTATCTGGAAGAGGGAGATCTGGACTCTGCAGCGCGAGAGATGAACGGCTTGCAAGGGTGGGCGAAGACGCTGAGCAAGGACTGGCTTGGCGAGGTGCGCAAGGCGCTGGAAGTCCAGCAAGCTCTCGACGTAAGTGCTCTCCCCTTGCACGGAAGTTTCAACCCAATCGCTAATCATACCGCAGGTCATTGCCACAGAGGCTCGGCTACAGAGTCTGAGGGTGGAGTAAAAGCGGCGGTCTTCTTTGTCCTGTATATCGGCTTGGGATGGGTGGCGACTAGAGGGCTGCATGCCCGTGTACTAGATACGAATAGACACCAGAGACGGGATTTTGCTGCAATCAAGAGCTCTTGGGCTGAATCCCCTCGCAGTGGTGATTTTTTTAAATGAGGTTTGTGTTGCAGGAGTGTCCCAGCGGGTTGTGTTGAGGTTGCCTCAGCGCAACAGACTACACGCCCCGGCGCAGCTACGATCTTGGGGGAGGGCTAAGTGAGCGACGCGGGTTGCCAGCAGTCTCATCTACGTAGAGAGCGTGTTGCCCAGATGAGGGTAGCAAACTCGCGCACCGAATTCGCATTACGCACGATGTCCTTTCCCTACCTAGTGTGGCACGATAAAGCCCTTACGACAGCAATAACCATTCTGTCGAGGCAGGCGGTGTAAGATCGCCGTATGCTCATGGTTCTTGATGATAATTTTTATCGCTATATACTCTTGGGGGCTCTATAGAGCCACTCAATTTCACACAACGCCGGCAATGCTACTACTGCTCCTCCAGGCTGCACCAACCGGGCTCCGACCTTTGCTACTTGTCGATTGTGGCGTCCTCGTACAAGAGCGGCGCCAGGGACGACTTCCACGCGTGCTGCCGTGCCCTGTTCGTGGCGACAATCACGATGATCAGAAAGAGGCACGTCAAAACTTCGAGaaccgccgtcaaggacagcCAGGCCCAGTGGGTGCGCATGTACGTCTGCACAGCAAACACCTCGCCGGtcacggcggtggtgttgggcCCCGAGAGCATGCGATACGACATGCCGGTCGCGATGTTGTCGACGGTGCGCACGATGTCGGGGCTGTTGTACAGGCCCGCCATGAAGCTGTTGCTGTCGGTGCTGCCGCTTTTGGTGTAGAAGATGGTCATAAGGGCCCCGGTCATGGCCTGTATATCGAGAAAATTGATCTCGAAGGTTGTATTCCCGGGAAACCCCTTCTCGAGCGTCGTGAACGGCACCAGCGGTCCGATGCCGGTCAGATTCAGTCGCGATTCCCGCACCGTGCCAGTCCGTACCGTTCCGTTGATGGACCTCCAGCCCGAGTACTCCTTGGCGCACACCTCGTAGCCGCACTCATACGCCGTCACAGTGTCCTGCCAGTGAGTGTTgcctccgccgtcgtccatggcgaagCGTATCATGCCCAAGGTGATGAGCTGTGTTGGTGGGACCTGGGTTGCGTTGACGCTTACGTTGAGATGCGTGTAGCGGAATCCGTTATGGGCGTCACTGGTCGCATAGGCCTCGGGCTTGAACCCCCCTGGCATTGTGAAGTTGCATTGTTGGACGCGAAACCCTCCTGGGTTGTCCTCGCAGCTCTTGGTGGTCCGCGCAGTGACGTCGCTGCATTTGCTGCAGACCCCGAGAGAGGTGAAGTCTGGGTACGTGCAGTTGGATCCGGGACAAATGAACGGCGGTGGAGAGACCAGGTCATAGACGCCTGCTATCGCCGCGGCTTGCAAAAGGCCGTCCCGTGTCGGACCTGACAgatggaagaggaggaatCAGCATTTGTTGGGACGAAACCGATGCAGCGGTGAATACAACTCACCAacaacggcgccgacgccggtgaCCCCAAGATCACCGTTGTCATAGACTTGTGATCTGTTTGTCGAAGAATGCACCCCGGGCATCTGAGTCGATTTTTGCTCGAAGCTGAGAATCTGCTGCGTAAAGGGAtccacggcgatggcggcgatggtgacgaggCAACCGATATAGGTGGGAAAGGGCGACTTCCTGGCATGCCAGAGAAGCTTCAAAGCGCCCCACGGCCCGCGGCTTGCATTGTCAAATTGTTGAAGGTGTTCGGGGCTGGAAGACCGGGCCGCGTTCAGCTCATGTCGACAGTCTACACTTTCAAGGACAACTTACCCTAACGCCCTTCGCTTCAGGAAGAGCCACTTGAGCTGGCTGATGCTCTCGGTGACTGGCAAGAtcatggcggccttggcagCGGTGGACAggaccgcgacgacggcgttgggCGAGACAGCTATGGTCCATGACGAGAGCAGCTGACCGTCAACGCGCGAGagaatgatgatgatggcaacCACGCAGAGGATGCTGAAAACCACACATACGATCTCCGCGCCCCAACCACCTCCCCAGTAGCGCTCTCCTTCCGGAAGATGCTgagcgggctgctgctccttgctTGGCTCTGGAGGTACTTCCGAGGAGGTCGAAGAAGGGTCGTACTTTTGGGTTGTCATAGGCTGGCCGGCAATGTCCGGAACCGGCTGGTAGGCAGGTCGCGCCCATTCTGAAACTGAAGAAGGGACCCGATGCGGTTCCCGGGAATCGTAGTCCTCAGCCATGCCGGGGTGctcatgctgctgctggtgctcaagctgctgcgcctcCGACCAGACATGGGGATTCTGCGAAATAGCAGAAGACTCCAGGGCATTCAGCAACTCGGTAGATTCCGATTGCTGGTTCTGAGCAGCCATGGAGTCTATAAGGCGCCGAGCCTGAAGCGGGACGGGCGAATGGGCATACCCACGAAGCAGCGCAAGTTGCGAAATGCCCGGTCTTTATCAACCATCGTTCCGCAAGGGTGTGCCCGTCTCGTCCCGTCCCGCAAGGCTCTGGAGATATAGCGGCTCTCAGCCGCCATACTAACTAATGCAAACAGTAAGCACCGTGCCCGAATTGGGGGCCCTCCGAACCCCCatgtctgcctgcctcgccaCTGATGATCAGtgaccagcagcagatcaTATCCAGTTCGGAGCGCCGTGTCGCAAAATGACCCTCGTTGATTCGCTGTCCGCCGTGTTATTTTGGAAAGGATGCGACCTTGAGCCGCACAAAGGGATGCACAGCAATGCTGGCCAGGATTTTAGGGGGCCATAGCTTGCATCTCAAGGGGTACTACTGTTTCGTCAAGCGTCCTTTGTGGGACTGTCGACGTGACGACTTGGGAAAATGCTCTTTTTGGGGGCGttgcgtacgaagtagggGTGGAAGAAAATGGAGCTGAGAGAGAGATGTTGATTCTGCGTGACCTTGGCACAAGAAGgcacgaagtacgaagtactagTTACATGTATCACTCAATTAGAAGGCGCGACCCTCGCGTTTTTTTCAAGGCTCGGGGGCCCGCAAATTCCTATTCCCGGAGCACGACAATGGACGTCTAGCTACCTACCTAACTAGTAGGCAGTTCCGGAGTAAGTTACTTGGTACTTGGATCGCGTGGTGACACAAGACGCCACCAAGACCTCGACCTTGTGCCTCGTACTGTTGCCCACGCATCAACATAGACCAATCCGCATCGTGAAGCAAAGCACTCCGTCATCATGAGCGGCTCATAAGAAGAAAGCCCCTCATTGTACGACTGTtgtggcgaggaggggggctcTTCTCACGCCTGACGATGGCCCCGTCGATGGGTCGCATTTCGGCATCTCTCGTCTTGTCCAGTCGATCGCCACGCAGAttctccagcagctcgagctcgccaTCCAGGGCCGTAGTCACAATGAACACGTAcagcgtcagcagcagcagcagcagcagcagccagcgccagtccagcgcgtcgtcgtcgcgcagctaccccaaggccctcgagaagctcgcccTACTACAGTCCAACCGCGCGACCACGCAGCTCTTCAACCGGCAACAGACGCCGTGCGAGCtcaatgccgccgccatccccgAGATGCTCGActggctgcgccgcgccgggtACGCGCCCGCGGACCTGGCCGGACTGCGGCACATTCACGTTGCCGgcaccaagggcaagggctcGGTGTGCGCCTACGCGACGGCCATGCTGCGCGAGCactacggcggcggcggcggcggcggcggcggcggcaacagcgTGGGCACGTACACGAGCCCGCACCTCGTGAGCCCGCGggagcgcatcgccatcgaTGGGGAGCCCGTCTCCCAGGACGTCTTCGCCTCCGCCTTTTTCGAGTTGTGGGACCGcttcaccgccgccgccaccaacaccgGCACAATGTCCGCGGCAGAGGCCGAGGGCCCCGCGACGAAGCCCTTCTTCTCCCGGTTCATGACCATCCTCGCGTGGCATA
This region of Purpureocillium takamizusanense chromosome 9, complete sequence genomic DNA includes:
- a CDS encoding uncharacterized protein (TransMembrane:4 (i120-141o161-182i224-243o553-576i)~COG:S~EggNog:ENOG503P2VQ), which produces MAAQNQQSESTELLNALESSAISQNPHVWSEAQQLEHQQQHEHPGMAEDYDSREPHRVPSSVSEWARPAYQPVPDIAGQPMTTQKYDPSSTSSEVPPEPSKEQQPAQHLPEGERYWGGGWGAEIVCVVFSILCVVAIIIILSRVDGQLLSSWTIAVSPNAVVAVLSTAAKAAMILPVTESISQLKWLFLKRRALGPEHLQQFDNASRGPWGALKLLWHARKSPFPTYIGCLVTIAAIAVDPFTQQILSFEQKSTQMPGVHSSTNRSQVYDNGDLGVTGVGAVVGPTRDGLLQAAAIAGVYDLVSPPPFICPGSNCTYPDFTSLGVCSKCSDVTARTTKSCEDNPGGFRVQQCNFTMPGGFKPEAYATSDAHNGFRYTHLNVSVNATQVPPTQLITLGMIRFAMDDGGGNTHWQDTVTAYECGYEVCAKEYSGWRSINGTVRTGTVRESRLNLTGIGPLVPFTTLEKGFPGNTTFEINFLDIQAMTGALMTIFYTKSGSTDSNSFMAGLYNSPDIVRTVDNIATGMSYRMLSGPNTTAVTGEVFAVQTYMRTHWAWLSLTAVLEVLTCLFLIIVIVATNRARQHAWKSSLAPLLYEDATIDK
- the MIC60 gene encoding MICOS complex subunit mic60 (EggNog:ENOG503Q3JX~COG:M~TransMembrane:1 (i165-184o)), encoding MLRSSLRTVRVLGGRPVAAAAVRQWPIAASQRAGLLGSRSFADQKKPGDDVSKPPVLPASETLSSERSPPPAGLGQAKPETAKDVPLTPPTPSEAVDRQTKPATTIDDVGETRVKHGSIDPLAGGKPEPTATIDDVGESTVLQSKVPPPPPSPPKKKGFIRRLRNFVFTLILLGAVGFGGGVWYSRINDNFHDFFTEYVPFGEQAVLYLEEMEFRKRFPQASASGSRPRETNEQVRIPAQSGASWRVADSGEPAGRHSSANPVSKRPTKQPDEPAKAESPKPPAQETQPAPAKPVEKATPQVTERSPKSSTESFKAPEVNEPSKFPPLAPIDLMALPDAKEPVVRDLVHMLNDLILVINADNAHGKYGTTINKAKNEVTRIGDRLKAMRDGVEKKAAKEVKSSIEEFDKAATELIKRVENTMLAQEIDWRREFEQEMTTVRESYDERVKLLLEREKKLNEEKLHNQLLEQAVALKKEFVQEVKDRVEQEREGRLGKLTELSSAVADLEKLTTGWNDVVDSNLKTQQLHVAVEAVRASLEDAQHPRPFIRELVALKEIANDSPVVDAAIASVNPSAYQRGISTSAQLIDRFRRVANEVRKASLLPEDAGVASHASSWVLSHVMFKKEGLAAGDDVESILTRTQTYLEEGDLDSAAREMNGLQGWAKTLSKDWLGEVRKALEVQQALDVIATEARLQSLRVE
- the YPT52 gene encoding GTP-binding protein of the rab/ypt (COG:U~EggNog:ENOG503NVI3), with amino-acid sequence MAARGPAGGRGMNSRFAQFKLVLLGESAVGKSSIVLRFVKDQFDSFRESTIGAAFLTQTISLDENTTVKFEIWDTAGQERYKSLAPMYYRNANCAVVVYDITQSASLDKAKAWVKELQRQANENIIIALAGNKLDLVNEQPDKRAISTADAEAYAREAGLLFFETSAKTAENVRELFTAIAKKLPLDQVGPRHARPGQRPGVNLAPENANTNVSGPCSC